Proteins encoded within one genomic window of Panacibacter microcysteis:
- a CDS encoding T9SS type A sorting domain-containing protein, with the protein MKTINVFLLLLCLCNVRQVYAQAIIYKHDFGNVNITTHPYTVAPSILNPNLNTSSWSNSIGTWTSGTGATGRSIVMSNSTGTPTVTLTFNVALGYAVSITSFNFWRERGNSGATQWTMSVNGTSAGTGTIPQAPGSYIGNKAIVGDPFLNLTGTVTVTLSLSGAAGVSSPAFSLDDFTLYGIVTNITAGTQNRIFRTVASGSWKDLTTWESAPTSNPTNFSPATTIPSSGAASITIRSGHIVTTDIVASAKVLTVENGATLNQNSPLFIIQNNVTLPSFVVSGTLILNGAVPDVRGTNAALNRMEVNGVVRVDAVGSEGLANNNPRVTFNSGSVFQWNTPEIPETAQTGLMTYFPNATGLKFRISANLDGLGVTGPGITQFNAKMEVDNGITVKLIRNGDKIFRDGLGGAGTIIHQSLNGGAISNCGPIKVGVSGSPAVIDGTVNIIVQQTTNNDIDMAGNVTISGSPTITVGQTFFGFPDNANFTISGNLLNNGSIPVDLTNGSLTFSGNGKLITASTNTFKPGGTVTGIKVLSTLSNAAVGVLKFASGFNTVNSITMGDKSAPTSTSARLVFGHDVNVENNINLYQGIIVTDDKLLTWNNSGGIIDMPATYTNSFIATCNQTGQALGIAGVNATTTTAFTGNSGFRIKNVKGFFYSRFPVAADFSRPNKIEINPGNNTPTDITVVVGKGDILSTPQPRVNRIWYVHASNQANVAQSGIRLYFTKHDWNSLAFGIQDEVEDGFIPTQVYVGRKDYLATNFLNNRSVTPRNIGALDGLEGYAEYILNTGIGSSVPAYYKFSAGNFATIILPVTITNFHAYQKNNNVVLGWTAVNETNVDYYEVEHSADGINFLPLQQVNALNNGKNQNDYTCAHQQPQSGRHYYRLKFVDNDGTAKYSGIATVDIEPGGKAIRVYPNPVENRQLNIQLNDIAAGTYSVVFYDMNGNLIYTAFIAHAGGSGNYSVHVPARFITGTYTLSIRTREQQFRQVILIR; encoded by the coding sequence ATGAAAACAATCAACGTTTTCCTCCTTCTGTTATGCCTGTGCAATGTCCGGCAGGTTTATGCCCAGGCCATAATATACAAACATGATTTTGGAAATGTAAACATTACTACTCACCCCTATACAGTAGCACCATCTATATTAAATCCTAATCTAAATACTTCCTCATGGAGCAACAGCATCGGCACCTGGACTTCAGGTACCGGCGCAACGGGCAGATCTATAGTAATGTCAAACTCTACGGGTACGCCAACTGTTACGCTTACATTCAACGTCGCTTTAGGTTATGCTGTATCCATTACTTCCTTTAATTTTTGGAGAGAACGCGGCAATTCCGGCGCTACGCAGTGGACGATGAGCGTTAATGGAACTTCCGCAGGCACAGGTACTATACCGCAGGCGCCGGGATCTTATATAGGTAATAAGGCAATTGTTGGAGACCCCTTCCTGAATCTTACGGGTACCGTTACAGTAACGTTGTCGCTTTCTGGCGCAGCAGGAGTAAGTTCACCGGCCTTTTCACTGGATGATTTTACGCTTTATGGCATTGTTACAAACATTACCGCAGGTACCCAGAACCGCATTTTCAGAACAGTAGCCAGTGGTAGCTGGAAAGATCTTACCACCTGGGAATCGGCACCTACAAGCAACCCCACGAATTTTAGTCCGGCAACAACAATCCCCAGCTCTGGAGCAGCATCCATTACTATCAGGTCCGGTCATATAGTTACAACAGATATCGTGGCTTCGGCAAAAGTGCTTACAGTAGAGAACGGCGCAACACTCAATCAGAATTCGCCCTTATTTATCATACAGAATAACGTCACCCTCCCTTCTTTTGTCGTTAGCGGAACCCTTATTTTAAATGGTGCGGTTCCGGATGTGAGGGGTACCAATGCCGCGTTAAACCGTATGGAAGTAAACGGCGTAGTGAGAGTGGATGCTGTTGGCAGCGAAGGGTTAGCAAATAATAATCCCAGGGTAACCTTCAATTCGGGATCTGTGTTTCAATGGAATACACCAGAAATACCTGAAACCGCACAAACAGGATTGATGACCTATTTTCCAAATGCTACGGGATTAAAATTTCGCATATCTGCCAATCTAGACGGGTTAGGCGTTACAGGCCCGGGCATTACCCAGTTTAATGCCAAAATGGAAGTGGATAATGGCATAACGGTTAAACTGATCAGGAATGGTGATAAAATATTCAGGGATGGTTTGGGAGGTGCCGGAACCATTATACACCAAAGTTTGAACGGCGGAGCGATTTCAAACTGCGGTCCAATAAAAGTGGGTGTTTCAGGAAGCCCCGCGGTTATAGATGGAACCGTAAATATTATTGTTCAGCAAACAACCAACAATGATATAGATATGGCGGGTAATGTAACTATTTCCGGTTCGCCCACCATCACTGTAGGTCAAACGTTTTTCGGATTTCCTGACAACGCCAATTTTACTATCTCCGGTAACCTGTTGAACAATGGGAGTATTCCTGTTGATCTTACAAATGGCAGCCTTACATTTAGTGGTAACGGGAAATTAATTACCGCAAGTACAAACACCTTTAAACCCGGTGGAACTGTAACAGGCATTAAAGTACTTAGTACACTGTCCAATGCTGCTGTCGGCGTACTGAAATTTGCCAGTGGTTTTAATACCGTCAACTCAATAACGATGGGTGATAAAAGTGCACCCACCAGTACAAGTGCAAGACTTGTGTTTGGGCATGACGTGAATGTTGAAAACAACATCAACCTGTACCAGGGCATTATTGTTACCGATGATAAACTACTGACATGGAATAATAGCGGCGGCATAATTGATATGCCTGCAACATATACAAACAGTTTTATTGCCACCTGTAATCAAACAGGCCAGGCACTTGGTATTGCTGGTGTAAATGCAACTACAACTACTGCTTTTACAGGTAACTCAGGATTTCGTATTAAAAATGTAAAAGGTTTCTTCTATTCCAGGTTTCCCGTGGCTGCGGATTTTTCACGACCTAATAAGATAGAAATTAATCCCGGTAATAACACACCCACTGATATAACAGTAGTAGTGGGCAAAGGAGACATCCTTTCCACGCCGCAGCCAAGGGTAAACAGAATATGGTATGTGCATGCCTCTAACCAGGCAAATGTGGCGCAGAGTGGTATCAGATTGTACTTTACAAAGCATGACTGGAACAGCCTTGCTTTTGGCATCCAGGATGAAGTTGAAGACGGTTTTATACCGACGCAGGTATATGTGGGAAGAAAAGATTATTTGGCAACCAATTTTTTGAACAACAGGTCAGTTACGCCAAGAAATATTGGCGCTTTAGATGGTTTAGAAGGGTATGCTGAGTATATTCTCAATACAGGAATTGGATCTTCCGTGCCAGCCTACTATAAATTCAGCGCTGGTAATTTTGCAACAATCATATTGCCAGTGACCATAACCAACTTCCATGCTTACCAGAAAAATAACAATGTAGTGTTAGGATGGACGGCAGTAAATGAAACAAATGTTGATTATTACGAGGTGGAGCATTCGGCAGATGGTATTAACTTTTTGCCGCTACAACAGGTAAATGCATTGAACAACGGAAAAAATCAAAATGATTATACCTGTGCACATCAGCAACCGCAAAGTGGCAGGCATTATTACCGGTTAAAGTTTGTAGACAACGACGGCACCGCAAAATATTCCGGGATTGCAACTGTTGATATTGAACCTGGCGGCAAAGCAATCCGTGTTTATCCTAATCCTGTTGAGAACAGGCAACTGAATATTCAGCTAAATGATATTGCAGCCGGAACATACAGTGTTGTATTTTATGACATGAATGGCAACCTGATTTATACTGCTTTTATAGCCCACGCAGGAGGCTCAGGAAATTATAGTGTGCACGTACCGGCAAGATTTATAACCGGGACTTATACACTTTCCATTAGAACACGGGAGCAGCAATTCAGGCAGGTAATTTTGATCCGTTAA
- a CDS encoding T9SS type A sorting domain-containing protein has translation MKLKLYTFLCLMLLFNLTAFTQKTLTITTATATVNWSTAGWSPAGIPGLTDDVIINFNRTASGNAAATVNIDVPVSIKSLTINGNWGSTGVLGSTGTKTLRVEAINNLTTSGGLTMSSTGGNDFSSSQYVELVGRNVTISIGGTTTIGGTTNTKYCYLGGASGYLPNINFGNDVTFNARSGTRSNATFIFSKNGSQVFTNNCTSGLSQYVDFANMQVGNGTSTTNLNMAGTATYSTDITGGNLTVKANATLNIPETWTLNQINSPDVGTLLLENNSTLKLGDDVGGIDIFGNNFPDGFSSLSLQPLSTVEYNGSSSLTQYVYEGAVYGNLVLSRGSGTGTAIKYPGNSSNFFAPTTGQINIIGSLTIGANTNLNIRNTAFFGTYDYPLLVGNSWTNNGTFTQQNGTVTFNGTSNGTIGGTAATTFYNLTMNKSAANNRMVLSNNATVSRNLTLTNGRLATGNNLLTWNNSGGTLSNPTPANSYIATCDASGNALTAAGLTPSATTPFAGTVGFAIKNVLGNTYITLPVGPDFVSPNRFAINPGITTGPTTDLTVVVGKGDLLNTPSPRVNRVWYVRASNTATVAATGVRLYFKKYDWLSQLFGINQDEIETGFAPGNVMVARRDYSAGNFYTHRSLPRISGTLDGTEGYAEYTLSTGSSVPGYYRFTAGNFGAIVLAADIVNVKALQENSKIKIQWTSLNESGVNAYEVEHATDGINFLPVAKQQALNNGKLQNDYAAYHLQPVNGKSFYRIKMIDKDGSLHYSSIISITVNNAKTAIAVIPNPVQQMQVNIQLYNLPAGRYNMALYNNGGQALYAASINHNGGFATHTISLPANTARGVYHLKVSNQSQQYIQKVIVE, from the coding sequence ATGAAATTAAAGCTTTACACTTTTTTATGCCTGATGCTGTTGTTTAATCTAACAGCTTTTACTCAAAAAACACTTACTATAACTACTGCAACAGCCACTGTAAACTGGTCAACCGCAGGGTGGTCGCCTGCAGGAATACCCGGCCTTACGGATGACGTGATTATTAATTTCAACAGAACTGCAAGCGGCAATGCAGCTGCAACCGTTAATATTGATGTGCCTGTTAGTATTAAAAGCCTAACCATCAATGGAAATTGGGGAAGTACAGGTGTTTTGGGTAGTACCGGTACTAAAACACTCCGGGTAGAAGCGATCAATAATCTCACAACGAGCGGTGGCCTTACAATGAGCTCAACCGGGGGCAACGATTTTTCTTCTTCCCAGTATGTTGAATTAGTTGGCAGAAACGTAACAATCAGCATTGGGGGCACAACCACAATAGGAGGGACAACCAATACCAAATACTGCTACCTGGGTGGTGCATCCGGGTACCTGCCCAATATCAACTTTGGTAATGATGTTACTTTCAATGCCCGTTCCGGCACACGCTCTAATGCTACTTTTATATTTTCAAAAAATGGCAGCCAGGTTTTCACAAATAACTGCACTTCTGGTCTTTCGCAATATGTTGATTTTGCAAACATGCAGGTGGGTAACGGCACCAGCACTACAAATCTTAACATGGCCGGCACTGCAACTTACAGCACAGATATAACGGGCGGCAATCTGACCGTGAAGGCAAATGCAACATTGAATATACCTGAGACATGGACCTTGAATCAAATCAACTCTCCCGACGTTGGGACATTATTACTTGAAAACAACAGTACCCTAAAATTGGGAGATGACGTGGGAGGCATAGACATCTTTGGAAATAATTTTCCCGATGGCTTTTCCAGCTTATCGCTGCAGCCGCTTAGTACGGTAGAGTACAACGGCAGTTCTTCTCTTACACAGTATGTGTATGAGGGAGCAGTTTATGGCAACCTGGTATTATCGCGTGGCAGTGGTACAGGTACCGCCATAAAATATCCGGGAAACAGCAGCAACTTTTTTGCGCCCACTACAGGGCAAATAAACATTATCGGTAGTCTTACCATTGGTGCCAATACTAACCTGAACATTCGCAATACGGCATTTTTCGGTACCTACGATTATCCGCTGCTTGTAGGCAATAGCTGGACCAACAACGGCACATTTACCCAGCAAAACGGAACAGTAACCTTTAACGGCACCTCCAACGGAACGATCGGCGGTACTGCTGCTACCACCTTTTACAACCTTACCATGAATAAATCTGCGGCCAACAACCGTATGGTCTTAAGCAATAATGCTACAGTTTCCAGGAACCTCACCCTTACCAATGGCAGGCTAGCCACAGGTAATAACCTGCTTACGTGGAATAACAGCGGCGGTACCTTGTCTAACCCAACGCCGGCAAACAGTTATATAGCAACGTGCGATGCCTCCGGTAATGCACTTACAGCAGCAGGTTTAACGCCATCTGCAACCACGCCTTTTGCAGGCACAGTTGGTTTTGCTATAAAAAATGTTCTTGGTAATACTTACATCACCCTGCCGGTTGGGCCTGATTTTGTAAGCCCCAACAGGTTTGCCATAAACCCGGGTATTACCACGGGACCCACAACAGACCTTACCGTTGTAGTAGGGAAAGGTGATCTCTTAAATACACCGTCGCCAAGAGTAAACAGGGTTTGGTATGTAAGGGCTTCCAACACTGCAACGGTAGCCGCCACAGGTGTAAGACTTTACTTTAAAAAGTACGACTGGTTGAGCCAGCTTTTTGGTATAAACCAGGATGAAATAGAAACAGGGTTCGCCCCGGGTAATGTAATGGTAGCAAGGCGTGACTACTCAGCCGGTAATTTTTATACGCACCGCTCTCTTCCGAGAATTTCCGGTACGCTCGATGGAACAGAAGGCTACGCAGAATACACACTAAGCACAGGTTCTTCCGTGCCGGGCTACTACCGCTTTACCGCCGGTAATTTTGGCGCTATTGTGCTGGCGGCTGATATCGTAAATGTGAAAGCGTTACAGGAAAACAGTAAGATAAAAATTCAATGGACTTCGCTGAATGAATCCGGGGTTAATGCTTATGAAGTGGAACATGCAACAGACGGTATAAATTTTCTGCCGGTTGCAAAGCAGCAGGCGCTTAACAATGGAAAACTGCAAAACGATTATGCTGCTTATCATTTGCAACCGGTCAATGGCAAAAGCTTTTACCGCATAAAAATGATTGATAAAGATGGCTCCCTCCACTATTCATCAATTATATCGATCACTGTAAACAACGCGAAAACTGCTATTGCCGTTATTCCCAATCCTGTACAGCAAATGCAGGTAAATATTCAATTGTATAACCTGCCTGCGGGGCGTTATAACATGGCATTATATAATAATGGCGGGCAGGCGCTGTATGCCGCCAGTATCAACCATAACGGTGGTTTTGCAACGCACACTATTTCACTGCCGGCAAATACAGCCAGAGGCGTGTATCATTTAAAAGTAAGTAACCAGTCTCAGCAGTATATACAAAAAGTTATAGTAGAATAA
- a CDS encoding M15 family metallopeptidase produces MLHTVKAYYFFALLFISCAAKPPRETGNFKPTDLVEIITLDSTIKLDIRYATSNNFVGRPVYQEARAFLQRPAAEALVKINASLRPLGYGLLVFDGYRPWSVTKLFWDITTEENKKFVADPKKGSRHNRGCAVDLSLYELSTGKEVTMTGIYDEMSERSFPDYKGGTAQQRKLRDLLREKMELNGFTVYPYEWWHYDFNGWQQYRISNIQFSEIR; encoded by the coding sequence ATGTTGCATACGGTAAAAGCATATTACTTTTTTGCATTGCTCTTTATTAGTTGCGCTGCAAAACCGCCCCGGGAAACAGGTAACTTTAAACCAACCGACCTTGTTGAAATAATAACCCTTGATTCTACTATAAAACTTGATATACGCTATGCAACCAGCAACAACTTTGTTGGCAGGCCCGTGTACCAGGAGGCCCGTGCTTTTTTACAAAGACCTGCAGCAGAAGCGCTGGTTAAGATAAACGCATCGCTGAGGCCGCTTGGTTACGGTTTGCTGGTTTTCGATGGCTACAGGCCATGGAGTGTAACGAAACTTTTCTGGGATATAACCACGGAAGAAAACAAAAAATTTGTGGCAGACCCAAAAAAAGGATCAAGACATAACCGTGGCTGTGCAGTAGATCTCAGCCTGTATGAATTGTCTACAGGTAAAGAAGTAACAATGACAGGCATATACGATGAAATGAGCGAAAGATCTTTCCCTGACTATAAAGGTGGCACCGCGCAGCAGCGTAAATTGCGTGACCTGCTAAGGGAGAAAATGGAGTTGAACGGGTTTACAGTTTACCCTTATGAGTGGTGGCACTACGATTTCAATGGCTGGCAACAATACCGCATCAGTAATATTCAGTTCTCAGAGATCAGGTAA
- a CDS encoding SH3 domain-containing protein — translation MSLHDKYKQLTDAATAAGVTDLQVREQDNVLYIDGTAPAGAVKDQLWDVYNTIDPDFRSGDLVLNVNVGGTVDGGKLKVITERSNLNIRKGPGTDQPIVGKAAHHEVVTLISKSSDLWWLIKTDNGEEGYAYAQYLSPEL, via the coding sequence ATGTCTTTACACGATAAATACAAACAGCTTACAGATGCTGCAACTGCGGCCGGTGTTACAGACCTGCAGGTACGCGAACAGGATAATGTGCTGTATATAGATGGCACCGCACCTGCCGGTGCGGTAAAAGATCAGCTTTGGGACGTATACAATACCATAGACCCCGACTTTCGCAGCGGAGATCTTGTACTGAATGTGAATGTTGGCGGAACCGTGGATGGTGGCAAACTTAAAGTGATCACAGAAAGATCTAACCTTAACATCAGGAAAGGGCCGGGAACAGACCAGCCGATCGTTGGCAAAGCGGCGCACCATGAAGTGGTTACACTCATCAGCAAATCGAGCGACCTGTGGTGGCTGATAAAAACTGATAATGGTGAAGAGGGATATGCCTATGCACAATATCTTTCACCCGAATTATAA
- a CDS encoding BON domain-containing protein, giving the protein MFKKIISLPLCFAILGMSILFASCGVKDADIEKAVSEKISSTAEMSGIAATVKDGVVTLSGECKDDACKTSCEKTVKDIKGVKSVVNNITVAPPPPPPAAPVEITADDPLTKAVADATKDFTGVTATVNDGVVTLTGEIKKASLPKLMQAIMASKPKKVENKLVIK; this is encoded by the coding sequence ATGTTTAAGAAAATCATTAGCCTGCCATTGTGCTTTGCAATTTTGGGTATGAGCATTTTATTTGCATCGTGTGGTGTAAAGGATGCTGACATTGAGAAAGCCGTTAGTGAAAAGATAAGCTCCACAGCTGAAATGAGTGGCATTGCGGCCACGGTAAAAGACGGAGTAGTTACACTGAGCGGTGAATGTAAAGACGATGCCTGTAAAACTTCGTGCGAAAAAACAGTGAAAGACATCAAAGGTGTAAAATCTGTGGTTAACAACATCACCGTTGCACCGCCCCCGCCACCGCCGGCTGCACCGGTAGAGATAACGGCAGACGACCCGTTAACAAAAGCAGTAGCTGACGCTACCAAGGATTTTACCGGCGTTACAGCAACAGTAAATGATGGCGTTGTTACGCTTACCGGCGAAATAAAAAAAGCCAGTCTGCCCAAACTGATGCAGGCCATCATGGCATCTAAACCAAAAAAAGTTGAAAACAAACTCGTTATTAAATAA
- a CDS encoding tetratricopeptide repeat protein: MANQNLDSAISLGKMILQDAVKANYKLGEGITRIRLANNYCFKGDYAAAATDLAAASAIFNTLNDSANISRVFAAYGMMNGMQTRYDSAIYFYQKSIAIDERNNFKEELSRSYSNIAISFQMQSNFTRALQYQQKSLQLAEERKDESTQARTLVNIGITYKTIGDLTRAEQSLLKAEQLAKKNNIKVVELYAYSNLSTVYQTRRQHEKAYAYAMKSAELGLEMGDQGIRSTGLSKAAAALAEQHRYAEAEKLIEQAVAVADSSRQPLNIYQTNNTFGSINKAQGRYKEAIRYYEKGFAVMSSTDIYDEQIGESYKELSQCYENTGEYKKSLEAFKLYSLIKDSVISKENVRKATETSMNFEFEKKQQAAAAAQEQKDAVASARQLALMIGLGCALLLIIGIFVGYRNKLKAYAMLRRQKEELNIAFTKLRQTQAQLVHAEKMASLGELTAGIAHEIQNPLNFVNNFSEVSAEMADEIQEAITRNDYEEVQLLAKDIRENLDKIAHHGKRADAIVKNMLQHSRTSTGTKEATDINTLVEEYMRLSYHGVRAKEKSFNATLNTNFDAGVGKVDIIPQDVGRVILNLVTNALHATGEKKKNAGDTYEPVVTVGTQRLKDKILVTVQDNGSGIADAIKEKIFQPFFTTKPTGQGTGLGLSLSYDIIKAHNGDITVASAVNEGTTFTIELPV, encoded by the coding sequence TTGGCAAATCAAAATCTGGACTCTGCCATCAGCCTTGGAAAGATGATCCTGCAAGACGCGGTAAAGGCTAATTACAAACTTGGAGAAGGAATAACAAGGATAAGACTGGCCAATAATTATTGTTTCAAAGGAGATTATGCGGCTGCAGCCACAGACCTCGCAGCCGCTTCAGCCATCTTCAATACCCTTAATGATTCGGCCAATATCAGCCGTGTTTTTGCGGCCTATGGTATGATGAATGGAATGCAAACCCGTTACGATTCTGCCATATACTTTTACCAGAAATCAATTGCCATCGATGAGCGCAATAACTTTAAAGAAGAACTATCGCGTTCATACAGCAATATTGCAATTTCCTTTCAAATGCAGTCAAATTTTACCCGTGCCCTGCAATACCAGCAAAAGTCGCTTCAACTTGCCGAAGAAAGAAAGGATGAATCTACCCAGGCAAGAACACTGGTAAATATCGGCATCACTTATAAAACAATAGGAGACCTCACCCGTGCAGAGCAATCACTGCTTAAGGCAGAACAACTGGCAAAAAAGAACAATATAAAAGTTGTAGAGCTTTATGCCTATTCAAACCTTTCTACGGTTTATCAAACCCGCAGGCAGCATGAAAAAGCGTACGCATATGCCATGAAGTCTGCAGAACTGGGCCTGGAGATGGGAGACCAGGGGATACGGTCAACAGGTTTGTCAAAAGCTGCCGCTGCACTTGCAGAACAACACAGGTATGCAGAAGCTGAGAAACTTATTGAGCAGGCCGTTGCAGTAGCAGACTCGTCCCGCCAACCATTGAATATTTACCAGACGAACAACACCTTCGGATCTATCAACAAAGCGCAGGGCCGCTATAAAGAAGCAATCAGGTATTATGAAAAAGGGTTTGCGGTAATGTCTTCCACAGATATCTATGATGAACAGATCGGGGAATCTTACAAGGAGCTTTCTCAATGCTACGAAAATACCGGTGAATATAAAAAGTCTCTTGAAGCATTTAAATTATACTCGCTCATTAAAGATTCAGTGATAAGTAAAGAGAATGTGCGAAAGGCCACGGAAACCTCTATGAACTTTGAATTTGAGAAGAAGCAGCAGGCCGCTGCAGCAGCGCAGGAGCAAAAGGATGCTGTTGCCAGCGCACGGCAACTGGCATTGATGATTGGTCTTGGTTGCGCACTCTTATTGATCATAGGCATTTTTGTGGGCTACAGGAATAAACTAAAAGCCTATGCTATGCTGCGCAGGCAAAAAGAGGAGCTAAATATAGCATTTACCAAACTGCGTCAAACGCAGGCGCAACTGGTACATGCAGAAAAAATGGCCAGCCTTGGAGAACTTACCGCCGGTATTGCGCATGAAATACAAAACCCCTTAAACTTTGTCAACAATTTTTCTGAGGTTAGTGCAGAAATGGCCGATGAGATACAGGAAGCTATTACCCGGAATGACTATGAAGAAGTACAACTGCTGGCAAAAGACATCAGGGAAAACCTTGATAAGATCGCTCACCATGGAAAACGTGCAGATGCAATTGTGAAGAACATGTTGCAACATTCCCGAACAAGTACCGGTACCAAAGAAGCTACTGATATTAATACATTGGTGGAAGAGTATATGCGGCTGAGCTACCATGGTGTAAGGGCAAAAGAAAAATCATTCAACGCCACACTCAATACAAATTTTGATGCCGGTGTAGGAAAGGTTGATATCATTCCCCAGGATGTGGGAAGGGTAATACTTAATCTGGTCACCAATGCGCTGCATGCAACCGGTGAAAAGAAGAAGAATGCCGGTGACACCTATGAGCCCGTTGTGACTGTAGGCACCCAAAGGCTAAAAGATAAAATACTGGTAACTGTACAGGACAATGGCAGTGGTATTGCGGATGCCATTAAAGAAAAGATTTTCCAGCCATTCTTTACCACAAAGCCAACGGGGCAGGGTACCGGGCTGGGTCTAAGCCTGAGTTACGACATCATAAAGGCACACAACGGCGACATAACTGTCGCTTCAGCCGTAAATGAGGGAACCACGTTTACAATAGAACTTCCTGTATAA
- a CDS encoding sensor histidine kinase: MEFLLIYFVCRFVYKSLRSENIEPQWEKRLKLASYITMGLFVASIVSYKYTIVFVILGQLAIIGLIYLLYTQPVFKKVKSIYLAIAPYIIVSIIINIIKAVMPSFYKEWDDFLEMIQVFTIIWGVGVWIVTVRQKKELDKAKAKVAEEERNNKIMSSMKAELEIQVAERTAALTRQKEELEVALNELKATQAQLIQSEKMASLGELTAGIAHEIQNPLNFVNNFSEVSKELLDEMKTELDNGNTGEAKELADNVIQNLEKINHHGKRADGIVKGMLQHSRTSSGQKELTDINALADEYLRLSYHGLRAKDKTFNARFETNFDTSVSKINVVPQDIGRVILNLINNAFYAVSEKKKHLKPVAGEGSPVHFEPTVQVITKNLGDKIEVVIKDNGNGIPQKIIDKIFQPFFTTKPTGQGTGLGLSLSYDIITKGHGGELKVETTENEGTAFIITLPVTTAPVIPGS, encoded by the coding sequence ATGGAATTCTTACTCATATATTTTGTTTGCCGTTTTGTGTACAAAAGCCTGCGCAGCGAAAATATTGAACCGCAGTGGGAAAAGCGGTTAAAGCTTGCATCCTATATTACCATGGGCCTTTTCGTGGCATCCATTGTATCTTATAAGTACACCATTGTGTTTGTTATACTGGGGCAACTGGCAATTATCGGGCTTATTTACCTGCTGTACACACAGCCGGTATTTAAAAAGGTTAAGTCTATTTACCTGGCTATTGCACCTTATATTATTGTTTCTATCATTATCAACATCATAAAGGCGGTAATGCCGTCCTTTTATAAAGAGTGGGACGATTTCCTGGAAATGATCCAGGTATTTACGATCATTTGGGGGGTAGGGGTATGGATTGTTACGGTGAGGCAGAAAAAAGAACTGGATAAGGCAAAGGCCAAGGTTGCCGAGGAAGAAAGAAACAATAAAATAATGTCTTCCATGAAGGCTGAACTGGAAATACAGGTGGCCGAACGTACCGCCGCCTTAACCAGGCAGAAAGAAGAGCTTGAGGTGGCATTGAATGAATTAAAAGCGACACAGGCACAACTGATACAAAGCGAGAAAATGGCCAGCCTTGGAGAGCTTACAGCAGGCATAGCTCATGAGATACAAAACCCGCTGAATTTTGTAAACAATTTTTCAGAGGTGAGCAAAGAGTTGCTCGATGAAATGAAAACTGAGCTGGACAATGGCAATACAGGTGAAGCCAAAGAACTGGCCGATAATGTAATACAAAACCTTGAAAAGATTAACCACCATGGCAAGCGTGCAGACGGCATTGTAAAAGGAATGTTGCAGCACAGCCGTACCAGCAGCGGGCAAAAAGAACTTACCGACATAAACGCCCTGGCAGACGAATACCTGCGCCTTTCTTATCACGGCCTTCGTGCAAAAGATAAAACCTTCAATGCCCGCTTCGAAACTAATTTTGACACATCGGTAAGTAAAATAAATGTGGTACCGCAAGATATTGGCCGGGTCATACTTAACCTTATCAACAATGCATTTTACGCTGTTTCTGAAAAAAAGAAACACCTTAAGCCGGTGGCAGGAGAGGGCAGTCCGGTTCATTTTGAACCTACAGTACAGGTGATTACAAAAAACCTGGGCGATAAAATTGAAGTAGTAATAAAAGATAATGGCAACGGTATACCGCAAAAGATCATTGATAAAATATTCCAACCTTTCTTTACTACCAAACCTACCGGGCAGGGCACGGGGCTTGGCCTTTCTTTGAGCTATGATATTATTACAAAGGGGCATGGTGGCGAGTTAAAGGTTGAAACAACAGAAAATGAGGGCACTGCTTTTATCATTACTTTGCCGGTAACAACAGCGCCTGTTATACCCGGAAGCTGA